Proteins encoded within one genomic window of Phototrophicus methaneseepsis:
- a CDS encoding cytochrome c maturation protein CcmE yields MAEMTWEKSAIASTDTIKAKKSERLKFLAGGLLIVVAIVVLMASGTASGARYFISVDDVVNSPQYVGQTVRLTGSVFGETIRYNSDDGELSFSIANIPDDYEDLATALHEAVNNPLVTTLPIHMSDTTKPDLLQHEAQAILTGRMGEDGIFYATEVQLKCPSRFEEDTPGSMIHLQQG; encoded by the coding sequence ATGGCGGAAATGACTTGGGAAAAGAGCGCCATCGCAAGCACGGATACAATCAAAGCCAAAAAATCAGAACGCCTTAAGTTCCTGGCAGGTGGCTTGCTGATTGTGGTTGCAATCGTCGTATTGATGGCTTCCGGTACCGCTAGCGGTGCCCGGTACTTCATCAGCGTGGATGATGTCGTCAACAGCCCGCAGTATGTCGGCCAGACAGTCCGCCTCACGGGTTCCGTCTTCGGCGAAACGATTCGCTACAATAGCGATGATGGCGAATTATCCTTCAGCATCGCCAATATCCCAGATGATTACGAAGATCTGGCGACAGCACTGCACGAGGCTGTGAATAATCCGTTGGTTACAACGTTGCCCATTCACATGTCCGACACCACGAAGCCGGACCTGTTGCAGCACGAAGCACAGGCGATCCTGACGGGCCGCATGGGCGAAGATGGCATCTTCTACGCTACAGAAGTACAGCTCAAGTGCCCCAGCCGCTTCGAAGAGGATACCCCCGGCAGCATGATTCATTTGCAGCAGGGTTAG
- a CDS encoding heme lyase CcmF/NrfE family subunit has protein sequence MLSEIGLIALVFAFIAAIYAIIASTLGAWRHHENSIVSGRNAALATFPLLIVAAGALLVALLTKDYQNTYVWSVTDPQTPMFYRFTALWGSQKGSLLFWCLTMSAFSFGAVWFNWHSDRRLMPYTIAFMMATLAFFIGITLVLENPFQRWWLDATTGETFAALLVPANAAIPPDSLLASTASGLNPLLRHFGMIIHPPMLYMGFVGFVVPFAFAMAALASGDLSTNWIRATRRWALIAWIFLSLGLILGGRWAYDVLGWGGYWGWDPVENAAFLPWLIGTAFIHSVMIQQKRGMLKVWNMFLVIFTFSAVLFGTFATRSGVIESVHSFARSEIGYPMLIFWASMTIIGVGLLLWRWNRGELRDERSNTSLLSRESLFVLNNVIFMALTLTIFFGSFGLPIFSELFMDTEITVGTEYFMIVTPPLFAALYVLMGVAPLSAWGASSAARLSSALFVPMLLTVVTLVLLIFATPMTPVAFIGYGVVLLAGYVALYEIFRGVRARMATRQENPLQALVKLFGRNQQRYGGYIVHVGVVIIGLGVIGSTVFQYETRRTLAMGEVEQIDSQYAVRYDDYQEGVASDGRRLHVASLTLLQNGNPIATIQPREDDFGEMSMMIAGAHSTLSNDFYVLLDAWDTQRGLAAFVLYINPLVNFVWWGGIVLIIGTLIAAWPKQVVPRSLRARHTTPAAEGLQTT, from the coding sequence ATGCTGTCAGAAATTGGCCTGATTGCGCTCGTATTCGCCTTCATTGCCGCCATATACGCAATCATCGCCTCCACATTGGGAGCGTGGCGACATCACGAAAATAGCATCGTCAGCGGTCGTAACGCTGCGCTCGCAACGTTCCCATTGCTCATTGTTGCAGCAGGTGCCCTGTTAGTCGCGCTGCTCACCAAGGATTATCAAAATACGTATGTGTGGTCTGTAACGGACCCACAAACGCCGATGTTCTATCGCTTCACGGCGCTATGGGGATCTCAGAAGGGATCGCTGCTATTCTGGTGTCTGACGATGAGCGCCTTTTCATTTGGGGCTGTCTGGTTCAACTGGCATAGTGATCGCCGCCTGATGCCCTATACCATCGCCTTCATGATGGCGACACTGGCTTTCTTCATCGGCATCACCCTCGTACTAGAAAATCCATTTCAGCGCTGGTGGCTGGACGCCACAACAGGCGAGACTTTCGCCGCGTTGCTCGTCCCTGCCAATGCGGCCATCCCGCCGGATAGTTTGTTAGCCTCAACAGCCAGCGGATTAAACCCGCTGCTGCGTCACTTCGGCATGATCATCCACCCGCCGATGCTCTACATGGGCTTCGTCGGCTTTGTGGTGCCGTTCGCATTCGCGATGGCAGCCCTTGCCTCTGGCGACCTCAGCACCAACTGGATCCGTGCGACGCGCCGCTGGGCGTTGATTGCATGGATATTCCTCAGTTTGGGGCTTATCTTAGGGGGCCGATGGGCTTATGACGTGCTGGGATGGGGTGGTTATTGGGGCTGGGACCCTGTCGAGAATGCGGCCTTCTTGCCCTGGCTGATTGGCACAGCCTTCATCCACAGTGTGATGATCCAGCAAAAGCGCGGTATGCTCAAAGTCTGGAATATGTTCCTGGTGATTTTCACCTTCTCGGCAGTCTTGTTCGGCACATTTGCCACCCGCAGCGGCGTCATTGAAAGCGTGCACAGCTTCGCCCGCAGCGAGATCGGCTATCCGATGCTCATCTTTTGGGCGAGCATGACGATTATCGGCGTTGGGCTGCTGCTGTGGCGCTGGAACCGGGGCGAACTGCGCGACGAACGCAGTAATACGTCCCTGCTCAGCCGAGAATCGCTCTTTGTGCTGAATAACGTTATCTTCATGGCGCTCACGCTGACGATCTTCTTCGGCAGCTTCGGCCTACCGATTTTCTCCGAGCTATTCATGGATACGGAGATCACCGTAGGTACGGAATACTTCATGATTGTCACGCCGCCACTCTTCGCGGCTCTTTACGTTCTGATGGGTGTGGCCCCGCTCTCTGCCTGGGGGGCCTCTTCCGCCGCACGCCTGAGCAGTGCACTGTTCGTCCCCATGTTGCTAACGGTCGTCACGCTCGTCCTGCTCATCTTCGCCACCCCCATGACGCCTGTCGCCTTCATCGGCTATGGCGTGGTGCTGCTGGCAGGCTATGTCGCGCTGTACGAGATTTTCCGGGGTGTGCGTGCCCGCATGGCAACTCGTCAGGAAAATCCGTTACAAGCACTCGTCAAGCTATTCGGACGCAATCAACAGCGTTACGGCGGCTATATCGTCCACGTTGGCGTCGTGATTATTGGCCTGGGCGTCATTGGTAGCACCGTCTTCCAATACGAGACGCGCCGGACCCTGGCTATGGGCGAAGTCGAACAGATTGACAGCCAATACGCCGTCCGTTATGACGACTATCAGGAAGGCGTCGCCTCAGATGGGCGACGACTCCATGTTGCCTCGTTAACCCTGCTGCAAAATGGCAACCCCATTGCAACCATACAGCCGCGAGAAGATGACTTCGGCGAGATGTCTATGATGATCGCAGGCGCGCACAGCACGCTCAGCAATGATTTTTATGTGCTACTGGATGCCTGGGATACCCAACGCGGGCTGGCGGCTTTCGTGCTTTATATCAACCCCCTGGTGAACTTCGTCTGGTGGGGTGGCATTGTGCTGATTATTGGCACGCTGATTGCTGCATGGCCTAAACAGGTTGTTCCGCGCAGCCTGCGTGCACGTCATACAACGCCCGCAGCGGAAGGGCTGCAAACCACATGA
- a CDS encoding cytochrome c-type biogenesis protein, which yields MKHVPFRHFLLLIILVSMALPAFAQTSTVTDDEVRDVAEHMYCPICENEPLDDCRNVTCMQWKAEIRRMLGEGMSQQAIVDDFVARYGDQVVGVPVNPFLRALSLGLPILILLAAFFIGWRTFSRWRAAPMESASADAAPVISEDDALYRDMLERDLGS from the coding sequence ATGAAGCACGTCCCTTTCAGACATTTTTTGCTCCTGATCATCCTTGTAAGTATGGCGCTACCCGCTTTCGCCCAGACATCAACTGTCACAGATGATGAAGTCCGTGACGTCGCGGAGCATATGTACTGCCCCATCTGCGAAAATGAACCACTTGATGACTGCCGCAATGTAACGTGTATGCAGTGGAAGGCTGAAATTCGCCGTATGTTGGGCGAAGGCATGAGCCAGCAAGCGATCGTTGATGATTTCGTCGCCCGCTATGGCGATCAAGTCGTCGGCGTGCCTGTAAATCCCTTCCTACGTGCCCTCTCATTAGGCCTCCCTATTCTGATCTTACTGGCCGCCTTCTTCATTGGTTGGCGCACATTCAGCCGATGGCGAGCCGCACCTATGGAATCGGCTTCTGCAGATGCAGCACCCGTTATCAGCGAAGACGACGCCCTTTATCGAGATATGCTGGAACGTGACCTGGGTTCATGA
- a CDS encoding TlpA family protein disulfide reductase produces MMTELDFLQEADPKPTRRSFSPGSIAILIGLIVFAVVLAVQLGNQRVIQPQPGEAIRDFSLTTFEGEALNTADLRGKILVINFWGSWCAPCRDEAPDLQAIWEDYGGEDVVLIGVNWNDIEGSARAFIDEFGLTFPNGPDIGEKIAEQYAITGAPETFIVDQEGTIAAAIIQPTNYDALAQVITRLQANGGTDS; encoded by the coding sequence ATGATGACTGAATTGGATTTTTTGCAAGAGGCTGACCCCAAGCCGACCCGGCGCAGCTTCAGCCCAGGTTCGATTGCGATCCTCATCGGGCTGATTGTCTTCGCTGTGGTGCTGGCTGTGCAACTGGGCAACCAACGTGTGATTCAGCCGCAACCGGGGGAAGCTATCCGAGATTTCTCGCTAACCACGTTTGAGGGTGAAGCGCTCAACACAGCCGACCTGCGCGGCAAAATCCTGGTGATTAACTTCTGGGGGAGCTGGTGCGCCCCCTGCCGCGATGAAGCACCTGATTTACAAGCCATCTGGGAAGATTACGGCGGCGAAGATGTGGTACTGATCGGAGTCAATTGGAATGACATTGAGGGAAGCGCGCGCGCTTTCATTGATGAATTTGGCCTGACATTCCCCAATGGGCCAGATATTGGCGAAAAGATTGCCGAGCAGTACGCCATTACAGGTGCGCCGGAAACCTTCATCGTAGATCAGGAGGGAACGATTGCTGCCGCCATCATCCAGCCTACAAACTATGATGCCCTAGCCCAGGTTATCACCCGGTTGCAAGCCAACGGAGGCACAGACTCATGA
- a CDS encoding c-type cytochrome yields the protein MRHHVTNTGQANVLNQRKQSIRIHPFAWLLPLMMLFSACSNLAGEQHIVATFTPSAAVSAVLTTDDAPNQSPDLRDGAIIYQQNCTSCHGTGGAGDGELVQDGSVPTMPSFLDVDHMRQQEPADYYDIITHGRIENLMPPWEEALTQQQRWDVAMYVYTLQYSLDQVHLGQDVYSAQCVDCHGIGGEGDGPEMVESGRSAFDMTNILDTAALTDNNIYVSVSEGIGDEMPAFADDLTEEEMWAAVAYARTQSLANFDASRDANLRLAEPGETVTISGTVSQGTQDASLPDSLQVGLRYGSQESGVQSQDVTMGTDGSYTFTEVPVQPDYEYVIFVIYGEQAFLSEVLTGDQLLLENTLNLALYETTDDPAVLTISQLETAIGADRLDVENVTTGLVFNQSITFTNHSDRLFAIAAPTQSGQRSTVSTLIQLPPGAIILNSPDDPRFIIVQQQYALIYTEPLLPGETTVNVAFFLPYESEAVIDQPWQYPIEGEVTVYLAPPNIDLLSDTLQPGEDRVINGVTYRAYSEERDQAANASTIYTLQGELFGRAANADGNVVPSDVLLPVLLVGVALLILIVAVLVIRTQHSPKTDAEIQQLVHQIAELDAQHDQGQINHDLYQRQRADLKARLAALMSQNDDAS from the coding sequence ATGCGCCATCATGTAACCAACACAGGTCAGGCCAACGTCTTGAATCAGCGCAAACAATCCATTCGCATCCATCCATTCGCCTGGCTTCTGCCATTGATGATGCTTTTCAGCGCTTGTAGTAATCTGGCGGGAGAACAGCATATCGTGGCGACCTTCACGCCCAGTGCGGCTGTTTCCGCTGTGCTGACGACGGATGACGCCCCCAACCAATCGCCCGATTTACGCGATGGGGCGATAATCTACCAGCAGAATTGCACAAGCTGCCATGGTACAGGTGGCGCTGGTGATGGTGAACTCGTCCAGGATGGCAGCGTACCCACGATGCCTTCTTTCCTCGATGTAGACCATATGCGCCAACAAGAACCCGCTGATTATTATGACATCATCACACATGGCCGTATCGAAAACCTGATGCCGCCCTGGGAGGAAGCGCTCACCCAGCAACAACGCTGGGATGTCGCCATGTACGTCTATACCCTGCAATATTCGCTGGACCAAGTGCACCTGGGCCAGGATGTTTACAGCGCCCAGTGCGTCGATTGTCATGGCATTGGCGGCGAAGGCGATGGTCCTGAAATGGTCGAATCGGGCCGCAGCGCTTTTGATATGACCAATATTCTGGATACAGCCGCTTTAACAGATAACAATATCTACGTCAGCGTATCAGAAGGCATCGGCGACGAAATGCCTGCTTTTGCCGATGATCTGACCGAGGAAGAGATGTGGGCCGCCGTCGCTTATGCGCGTACCCAATCGCTGGCGAACTTTGACGCCTCGCGCGATGCAAATCTACGGCTGGCTGAACCCGGTGAAACGGTCACCATCAGCGGCACCGTATCCCAGGGCACGCAAGACGCAAGCCTACCCGATTCGCTGCAAGTCGGTCTGCGGTATGGCTCCCAGGAAAGCGGCGTGCAGTCCCAGGATGTTACGATGGGGACGGATGGCAGCTATACCTTTACAGAAGTCCCCGTCCAGCCAGATTATGAATATGTCATCTTCGTCATCTATGGCGAACAGGCTTTCTTGAGCGAAGTGCTCACAGGTGATCAACTCCTGCTAGAGAATACGCTCAATCTAGCTCTGTATGAAACCACAGATGATCCTGCTGTGCTCACGATCAGCCAGCTAGAGACGGCCATCGGCGCAGATCGGCTGGATGTCGAGAATGTGACGACCGGGCTGGTCTTCAACCAGAGCATTACCTTTACCAATCACTCAGATCGTCTCTTTGCGATTGCGGCCCCCACCCAGAGCGGCCAACGAAGCACCGTCTCGACATTGATTCAGCTACCGCCTGGGGCCATTATTCTCAATTCACCGGATGACCCGCGTTTCATTATCGTACAGCAGCAGTACGCGCTCATCTACACAGAACCGCTGCTACCGGGCGAAACGACTGTCAATGTCGCGTTCTTCCTGCCTTATGAAAGCGAGGCCGTCATTGACCAGCCCTGGCAGTATCCTATTGAAGGCGAAGTCACCGTTTACCTGGCCCCGCCCAATATTGACCTATTGAGCGACACGCTCCAACCAGGCGAGGATAGGGTCATCAATGGGGTGACATACCGTGCTTACAGCGAAGAGCGCGACCAGGCTGCCAACGCATCGACAATCTACACGCTACAGGGCGAACTTTTTGGCCGTGCAGCGAATGCGGATGGAAATGTCGTCCCATCCGATGTATTGTTGCCTGTGCTACTGGTCGGTGTCGCTCTGCTCATCCTGATTGTAGCCGTGCTGGTCATACGGACGCAGCATAGCCCGAAAACAGATGCAGAGATACAGCAGTTGGTCCACCAGATAGCAGAACTCGACGCGCAGCACGACCAGGGACAGATCAATCATGATTTGTACCAACGGCAGCGTGCCGATTTAAAAGCACGGTTAGCGGCGTTAATGTCCCAAAACGACGACGCATCATAA